In a genomic window of Thermosynechococcus sp. CL-1:
- a CDS encoding Rpn family recombination-promoting nuclease/putative transposase: MRRDSLFYQLFAQLPQTLFDLLGREAPQGYRFESVELKQTAFRIDGVFMPPDPSGTVYFCEVQFQRDNSFYERFFAEIFLYLRLYRHTFSDWQAVVIYPHRQAEQVSFDPYEVLVNSHRLHRVYLNELGSLEALPLSLALMQLTVLPEAEMPTAARLLSERTRIEAVPRPEVIMELITTIVLYKFTKLSREEVLRMLGFTTEELKRTRFYQEVYAEAREDGLQQGLQQGLQQGETLVVLRLLRRRFGELPAGLEERIRQLPVHQIEALAEALLDFTTLEEVFAWLEHST, encoded by the coding sequence ATGCGCCGCGACTCCCTTTTTTATCAACTCTTTGCCCAGCTACCCCAAACCCTTTTTGATCTTTTGGGCAGAGAAGCGCCGCAGGGGTATCGTTTTGAGTCCGTGGAACTCAAGCAAACGGCCTTTCGCATTGATGGCGTCTTCATGCCCCCTGACCCCTCAGGAACCGTCTATTTCTGTGAGGTGCAGTTTCAGCGCGATAACAGCTTCTATGAACGCTTCTTTGCGGAAATCTTTCTCTATCTGCGGCTGTATCGCCACACCTTCTCTGATTGGCAAGCGGTGGTTATTTATCCCCATCGCCAAGCTGAACAAGTGTCCTTTGACCCCTATGAGGTGTTGGTGAATAGTCATCGCCTGCATCGGGTCTATTTGAATGAACTGGGGTCACTTGAGGCGTTGCCATTGAGCCTAGCGCTGATGCAGCTCACAGTGTTACCTGAAGCAGAAATGCCGACAGCAGCACGGTTGCTGTCAGAGCGCACTCGCATAGAGGCAGTGCCAAGGCCAGAAGTCATAATGGAGTTGATCACCACCATTGTGTTGTACAAATTCACCAAGCTGAGTCGCGAGGAGGTGCTGCGCATGCTGGGGTTTACCACTGAGGAACTAAAGCGGACGCGGTTTTATCAAGAGGTTTATGCTGAGGCGCGAGAGGATGGATTACAGCAGGGGTTGCAGCAGGGATTGCAACAGGGAGAGACCCTTGTTGTTTTACGCCTCCTAAGACGGCGGTTTGGCGAGTTACCAGCTGGCCTTGAGGAGCGCATTCGCCAGCTCCCTGTCCATCAAATTGAAGCCTTGGCAGAAGCTCTCTTGGACTTCACTACCCTAGAGGAAGTTTTTGCGTGGCTAGAGCACTCCACCTAG
- a CDS encoding Rpn family recombination-promoting nuclease/putative transposase produces MRRDSLFYQLFAQLPQTLFDLLGREAPQGYRFDSVELKQTAFRMDGVFVPPDPSGIVYFCEVQFQRDNSFYERFFAEIFLYLRLYRHTFSDWQAVVIYPHRQAEQVSFDPYEVLVNSHRLHRVYLNELGSLEALPLSLALMQLTVLPEAEMPTAARLLAERTRIEAVPRPEVIIELITTIVLYKFTELSREEVLRMLGFTTEELKRTRFYRDVYAEVREEVYAEVREEVLQQGLQQGLQQGLQQGLQQGETLVVLRQLRRRFGELPAGLEERIRQLPVHQIEALAEALLDFTTLEEVFAWLEHST; encoded by the coding sequence ATGCGCCGCGACTCCCTTTTTTATCAACTCTTTGCCCAGCTACCCCAAACCCTTTTTGATCTTTTGGGCAGAGAAGCGCCGCAGGGGTATCGCTTTGACTCCGTGGAACTCAAGCAAACGGCCTTTCGCATGGATGGCGTCTTCGTGCCCCCTGACCCCTCGGGAATCGTCTATTTCTGTGAGGTGCAGTTTCAGCGCGATAACAGCTTCTATGAACGCTTCTTTGCGGAAATTTTTCTCTATCTGCGGCTGTATCGCCACACCTTTTCTGACTGGCAAGCGGTGGTGATTTATCCCCATCGTCAAGCAGAACAAGTGTCCTTTGACCCCTATGAGGTGTTGGTGAATAGTCATCGCCTGCATCGGGTCTATTTGAATGAACTGGGGTCACTTGAGGCGTTGCCACTGAGCCTAGCCCTGATGCAGCTCACAGTGTTACCTGAAGCAGAAATGCCGACAGCAGCACGGTTGCTGGCAGAACGCACTCGCATAGAGGCAGTGCCAAGGCCAGAAGTCATAATAGAGTTAATCACCACCATTGTGTTGTACAAGTTTACGGAGCTGAGTCGGGAGGAGGTGCTGCGCATGCTGGGGTTTACGACGGAAGAGTTGAAGCGGACGCGGTTTTATCGGGACGTCTATGCTGAGGTACGGGAAGAGGTCTATGCTGAGGTACGGGAAGAGGTATTGCAGCAGGGATTACAGCAGGGATTGCAACAAGGGCTGCAACAGGGATTGCAGCAGGGAGAGACCCTCGTTGTGCTGCGGCAGTTAAGGCGGCGGTTTGGCGAGTTACCAGCTGGCCTTGAGGAGCGCATTCGCCAGCTCCCTGTCCATCAAATTGAAGCCTTGGCAGAAGCTCTCTTGGACTTCACTACCCTAGAGGAAGTTTTTGCGTGGCTAGAGCACTCCACCTAG
- a CDS encoding Rpn family recombination-promoting nuclease/putative transposase: MRRDSLFYQLFAQLPQTLFDLLGREAPQGYRFDSVELKQTAFRMDGVFMPPDPSGIVYFCEVQFQRDNSFYERFFAEIFLYLRLYRHTFSDWQAVVIYPHRQAEQVSFDPYEVLVNSHRLHRVYLNELGSLEALPLSLALMQLTVLPEAEMPTAARLLAERTRTEAVPRPEVIIELITTIVLYKFTELSREEVLRMLGFTTEELKRTRFYRDVYAEVREEVLQQGLQQGLQQGLQQGLQQGETLVVLRLLRRRFGELPAGLEERIRQLPVHQIEALAEALLDFTTLEEVFAWLEHST, from the coding sequence ATGCGCCGCGACTCCCTTTTTTATCAACTCTTTGCCCAGCTACCCCAAACCCTTTTTGATCTTTTGGGCAGAGAAGCGCCGCAGGGGTATCGCTTTGACTCCGTGGAGCTGAAGCAAACGGCCTTTCGCATGGATGGCGTCTTCATGCCCCCTGACCCCTCAGGAATCGTCTATTTCTGTGAGGTGCAGTTTCAGCGCGATAACAGCTTCTATGAACGCTTCTTTGCGGAAATCTTTCTCTATCTGCGGCTGTATCGCCACACCTTTTCTGACTGGCAAGCGGTGGTGATTTATCCCCATCGTCAAGCAGAACAAGTGTCTTTTGACCCCTATGAGGTGTTGGTGAATAGTCATCGCCTGCATCGGGTCTATTTGAATGAACTGGGGTCACTTGAGGCGTTGCCACTGAGCCTAGCCCTGATGCAGCTCACAGTGTTACCTGAAGCAGAAATGCCGACAGCAGCGCGGTTGCTGGCAGAGCGTACTCGCACAGAGGCAGTGCCAAGGCCAGAAGTCATAATAGAGTTAATCACCACCATTGTGTTGTACAAGTTTACGGAGCTGAGTCGGGAGGAGGTGCTGCGCATGCTGGGGTTTACGACGGAAGAGTTGAAGCGGACGCGGTTTTATCGGGACGTCTATGCTGAGGTACGGGAAGAGGTATTGCAGCAGGGATTACAGCAGGGATTGCAACAAGGGCTGCAACAGGGATTGCAGCAGGGAGAGACCCTCGTTGTGCTGCGTCTCCTAAGACGGCGGTTTGGCGAGTTACCAGCTGGCCTTGAGGAGCGCATTCGCCAGCTCCCTGTCCATCAAATTGAAGCCTTGGCAGAAGCTCTCTTGGACTTCACTACCCTAGAGGAAGTTTTTGCGTGGCTAGAGCACTCCACCTAG
- a CDS encoding Rpn family recombination-promoting nuclease/putative transposase, giving the protein MRRDSLFYQLFAQLPQTLFDLLGREAPQGYRFESVELKQTAFRMDGVFVPPDPSGIVYFCEVQFQRDNSFYERFFAEIFLYLRLYRHTFSDWQAVVIYPHRQAEQVSFDPYEVLVNSHRLHRVYLNELGSLEALPLSLALMQLTVLPEAEMPTAARLLAERTRTEAVPRPEVIIELITTIVLYKFTELSREEVLRMLGFTTEELKRTRFYQEVYAEAREEGLQEGRAQGREEGRQEGRQQGLQQGLQQGLQQGLQQGLQQGETLVVLRLLRRRFGELPAGLEERIRQLPVYQIEALAEALLDFTTLEEVFAWLEHST; this is encoded by the coding sequence ATGCGCCGCGACTCCCTTTTTTATCAACTCTTTGCCCAGCTACCCCAAACCCTTTTTGATCTTTTGGGCAGAGAAGCGCCGCAGGGGTATCGTTTTGAGTCCGTGGAACTCAAGCAAACGGCCTTTCGCATGGATGGCGTCTTCGTGCCCCCTGACCCCTCGGGAATCGTCTATTTCTGTGAGGTGCAGTTTCAGCGCGATAACAGCTTCTATGAACGCTTCTTTGCGGAAATCTTTCTCTATCTGCGGCTGTATCGCCACACCTTTTCTGACTGGCAAGCGGTGGTGATTTATCCCCATCGTCAAGCAGAACAAGTGTCCTTTGACCCCTATGAGGTGTTGGTGAATAGTCATCGCCTGCATCGGGTCTATTTGAATGAACTGGGGTCACTTGAGGCGTTGCCACTGAGCCTAGCGCTGATGCAGCTCACAGTGTTACCTGAAGCAGAAATGCCGACAGCAGCGCGGTTGCTGGCAGAGCGTACTCGCACAGAGGCAGTGCCAAGGCCAGAAGTCATAATAGAGTTAATCACCACCATTGTGTTGTACAAGTTTACGGAGCTGAGTCGGGAGGAGGTGCTGCGCATGCTGGGGTTTACCACTGAGGAACTGAAGCGGACGCGGTTTTATCAGGAGGTGTATGCTGAGGCACGGGAAGAGGGGTTACAAGAGGGGCGAGCACAAGGGCGAGAAGAAGGACGACAGGAAGGACGACAGCAGGGGTTGCAGCAGGGATTGCAGCAGGGATTGCAGCAGGGATTACAGCAGGGATTACAACAGGGAGAGACCCTTGTTGTTTTACGCCTCCTAAGACGGCGGTTTGGCGAGTTACCAGCTGGCCTTGAGGAGCGCATTCGCCAGCTCCCTGTCTATCAAATTGAAGCCTTGGCAGAGGCTCTCCTGGACTTCACTACCCTAGAGGAAGTTTTTGCATGGCTAGAGCACTCCACCTAG
- a CDS encoding Rpn family recombination-promoting nuclease/putative transposase, whose product MRRDSLFYQLFAQLPQTLFDLLGREAPQGYRFESVELKQTAFRIDGVFMPPDPSGIVYFCEVQFQRDNSFYERFFAEIFLYLRLYRHTFSDWQAVVIYPHRQAEQVSFDPYEVLVNSHRLHRVYLNELGSLEGLPLSLALMQLTVLPEAEMPTVARLLAERTRTEAVPRPEVIIELITTIVLYKFTELSREEVLRMLGFTTEELKRTRFYRDVYAEVREEVYAEVREEVLQQGLQEGLQQGLQEGLQQGLQQGLQQGLQQGLQQGLQQGEALVVLRQLRRRFGELPAGLEERIRQLPVHEIEALAEALLDFTDLEEVFAWLNRSS is encoded by the coding sequence ATGCGCCGCGACTCCCTCTTTTACCAACTCTTTGCCCAGCTACCCCAAACCCTTTTTGACCTTTTGGGCAGAGAAGCGCCGCAGGGGTATCGTTTTGAGTCCGTGGAACTCAAGCAAACGGCCTTTCGCATAGATGGCGTCTTCATGCCCCCTGACCCCTCAGGAATCGTCTATTTCTGTGAGGTGCAGTTTCAGCGCGATAACAGCTTCTATGAACGCTTCTTTGCGGAAATCTTTCTCTATCTGCGGCTGTATCGCCACACCTTTTCTGACTGGCAAGCGGTGGTGATTTATCCCCATCGTCAAGCAGAACAAGTGTCCTTTGACCCCTATGAGGTGTTGGTGAATAGTCATCGCCTGCATCGGGTCTATTTGAATGAACTCGGTTCACTTGAGGGGTTGCCATTGAGCCTAGCGCTGATGCAACTCACAGTGTTACCTGAAGCAGAGATGCCGACAGTAGCACGGTTGCTGGCAGAGCGCACTCGCACAGAGGCAGTGCCAAGGCCAGAAGTCATAATAGAGTTAATCACCACCATTGTGTTGTACAAGTTTACGGAGCTGAGTCGGGAGGAGGTGCTGCGCATGCTGGGGTTTACCACGGAAGAGTTGAAGCGGACGCGGTTTTATCGGGACGTCTATGCTGAGGTACGGGAAGAGGTCTATGCTGAGGTACGGGAAGAGGTATTGCAGCAGGGATTACAGGAGGGATTGCAGCAGGGATTACAGGAGGGATTGCAGCAGGGATTGCAGCAAGGATTACAGCAGGGATTACAGCAAGGATTACAGCAGGGATTACAGCAGGGAGAGGCCCTCGTTGTGTTGCGGCAGTTAAGGCGGCGGTTTGGCGAGTTACCAGCTGGCCTTGAGGAGCGCATTCGCCAGCTCCCTGTCCATGAGATTGAAGCCTTGGCAGAGGCTCTTCTGGACTTCACTGACCTAGAGGAAGTTTTTGCATGGCTAAATCGCTCTTCCTAG
- the hpsA gene encoding hormogonium polysaccharide biosynthesis protein HpsA: MKKNDRRFGLSKRQYRKLTRAIRHLLYQLRLWVQRRLTPLGGRQLRFGRRGFVLPTVIIVILVLTITVGALMLRTLNRTTQVAGERQDIQVLNAATPAIDRAKAKLEYLFTRDPRRPSGVPGEDRLRDLMLNVGANPDPYTLADEQRIDINGDGNVDNAWVFQPTPNSIVAYSILMTRPNNTQINQSDAQKAAALVTRNRPLNISEMSGQCASAGGVAAQTAEAGWDSVGTASLRKNFQVNAFVYENRNGGQALATLDFVQERELDRGNKWGAWFRNDLEIFPGPAFRWNGAMHTEGSIFMGGGSSFSAFLVSAPSSCIYTRAASEITTAQVPDTYDFDNDGNTSEPIFQGQFISGTLRDNTISGSTTVHSYRESPALPFTTGDNDPPGQNVIFNGNRDSVVSSVNQPAQLALNPVLIVTEDRSRSRASDTSNASYRDPNWVNQFYGPADSGGTGRFSNQQVSKPYVDDTYRADDRYGPKPIYANVSRDALENDPAVAAEFADRVIPSGSRIGDQIPSSNQLLLRNTVPESAEADRRTEVGLDGYWERRARQEGLRIIVGERLELGKPLDPPAGNTANNSRRNEFYQHRTLRDDLAAVQATAIYHYKARGTTVDSTIPDPFTDPYPGQNSGGYEPIACLATTHHHGTPQTALRSIMFNQYDGIQGLPPNFRFFDFFTGRGTNGWEFQPPNFTDPQMIQAMKNLVAYASDGVDGAFPPKQEIGGTTIHPNPDKTRAGNFSNLARALQLLQQRGSLSALSLADQSTIHTAGCMLGMLAYSVNTLQTLDVDSLNAENQLVELNNHINDLNDNNFDNGEVIPRINEEIGAGTVQVIRQGFSANESLSYRGGYLDANAYITALVNNWSQRPLQETNADDNARLARLIALKEQVAYDRDSKNYQCSIPPTYVHLRNAFCLGQDKRGFVIGQKFEMPDAGDTVTVNLEDAPSYNFDLRDLDKDKVVYVTGAGWMILEDFDRDDHGKILRVKLKNPDSTEDFPSGVPGNAPPGKEIPAGASASISNFNPVEFRNTRTGTISVAVSFPNNPTSNSTPPITITITYRLGPTPPPTPPPQLQVGDIVEIRSPINNRIEGIFKVIATPTPAKATLRYIGGTERTGTGTTDIAVNSTLVVLKRQGDSDLPLGTFNTVIKYPALRAIFNPQGTLTLREILDNIGAIAATPRRNPTDFLTPTEPATGTLVNNIRYPNRLNQIIDFDGNARNVAFLDNTLFNGREEMAVREMDIDLDLLRRKTIGGDTWLPMGGIVYAFREDAVREDGIARPAITGQNWMNTDPDNPHDPIRAANGISTKPVDFFADPMRRPNGFRLWNGRRLDRQGIPAEKNIAGLSFISDNPVYIQGNFNLHSTNGTTNNLEEFTTTLNADWSNFYSRNTLDNRFARPNSDTWRPAEILGDAVTILSDNFCNGSANDYFAEAYNDDIQGLGNNSPENLATNYVQNTGSDARVNNSNNTGRIYPTCANNANLRTSFLNANRPSGDLLGNPVWLRESPFDPSSPIYVDRNGTPWAINYQTGEQVQASNPYNSYYDFGSQRSRNAATDTQVNAVIISGTVPSRPTQSYGGMHNFPRFIEAWNNLWIQGAFIQLNFSTQATGPFDQDQWEVPNTAACRDVNTAFNCAAQAAEWIRYYSPPNRRWGYDVGLQLAPAGPVASRFITPARQRSEYYRELPADDPYILRLRCAPRPGGGGTVDPSVTGCP, encoded by the coding sequence ATGAAAAAGAATGACCGACGCTTTGGCCTCTCGAAACGGCAGTATCGCAAGCTGACTCGCGCAATTCGTCATTTGCTTTACCAGTTGCGCCTGTGGGTACAGCGACGGCTGACACCCCTAGGGGGGCGGCAACTGCGGTTTGGGCGTCGGGGGTTTGTGTTGCCGACCGTTATTATCGTTATCTTAGTGCTCACTATTACAGTGGGTGCCTTGATGCTGCGGACACTGAACCGCACTACTCAAGTGGCGGGAGAACGCCAAGATATTCAAGTACTCAATGCTGCTACGCCTGCTATTGATCGCGCCAAGGCCAAACTAGAGTATCTCTTTACTCGGGATCCACGTCGCCCCAGTGGCGTGCCAGGGGAAGATCGCCTACGAGACCTGATGTTGAATGTGGGTGCAAACCCCGATCCCTACACTCTTGCCGATGAACAACGGATTGACATCAATGGTGACGGGAATGTCGATAACGCTTGGGTTTTCCAGCCGACCCCCAACTCAATTGTGGCGTACTCCATTTTAATGACCCGCCCCAACAATACCCAAATTAATCAAAGCGATGCTCAAAAGGCCGCAGCCCTAGTCACTCGCAACCGTCCCCTCAACATTTCAGAAATGAGTGGCCAATGTGCCAGCGCAGGTGGAGTTGCAGCACAAACGGCAGAAGCAGGTTGGGATAGTGTGGGCACAGCTAGCCTGCGCAAAAACTTCCAAGTTAACGCCTTTGTTTATGAAAATCGCAATGGTGGTCAAGCCCTTGCCACCCTTGACTTTGTTCAAGAACGTGAACTCGACCGTGGGAACAAGTGGGGAGCATGGTTTCGAAACGACTTAGAGATTTTCCCGGGGCCTGCCTTCCGTTGGAATGGTGCCATGCACACCGAGGGAAGTATTTTTATGGGTGGTGGTAGCAGTTTCTCGGCCTTTCTCGTGAGCGCTCCCAGTTCATGTATCTATACTCGAGCTGCTTCCGAAATTACTACAGCCCAGGTTCCCGACACATATGATTTTGACAATGACGGCAACACGTCCGAGCCAATATTTCAAGGCCAGTTTATTTCGGGCACCTTACGGGACAATACTATTAGCGGCAGTACTACTGTTCATTCCTACCGTGAATCACCTGCACTTCCCTTCACTACAGGTGACAATGATCCACCCGGACAAAATGTAATCTTTAACGGCAATCGGGATTCAGTTGTTAGCTCTGTTAATCAACCAGCTCAACTAGCCCTCAACCCTGTCTTAATCGTTACTGAAGATCGCAGTCGCTCCCGTGCATCTGACACCAGTAATGCTAGCTACCGTGATCCTAACTGGGTAAACCAATTCTACGGGCCTGCTGACAGTGGTGGTACGGGTCGATTTTCCAATCAGCAGGTTTCAAAGCCATACGTGGATGATACGTACCGTGCCGACGATCGCTACGGCCCCAAGCCAATCTATGCCAATGTTAGCCGTGATGCCCTTGAAAATGATCCCGCTGTAGCCGCAGAATTTGCCGATCGTGTGATTCCGTCTGGAAGCCGCATTGGTGATCAAATTCCCTCCTCTAACCAACTGTTATTGCGTAATACTGTTCCTGAATCTGCTGAAGCGGATCGACGGACAGAAGTTGGTCTAGATGGCTACTGGGAGCGGCGGGCACGCCAAGAAGGCCTACGAATCATTGTGGGGGAACGCCTGGAACTGGGCAAACCTCTTGATCCACCTGCGGGTAATACCGCTAATAACAGCCGCCGCAATGAGTTTTATCAGCACCGCACACTGCGGGATGATTTGGCGGCCGTGCAAGCCACAGCCATTTATCACTACAAAGCGAGGGGAACAACGGTTGACTCCACTATTCCCGATCCGTTCACGGATCCTTATCCGGGGCAAAACAGCGGGGGCTATGAGCCGATCGCCTGCTTGGCGACTACTCACCACCACGGCACACCGCAAACTGCCCTGCGCAGCATCATGTTCAACCAGTACGATGGCATTCAGGGCTTGCCCCCTAATTTCCGCTTCTTTGACTTCTTTACCGGGCGCGGCACCAATGGTTGGGAGTTTCAGCCTCCTAATTTCACCGATCCACAGATGATACAGGCGATGAAGAACCTCGTGGCCTATGCGAGTGATGGTGTGGATGGGGCGTTTCCACCCAAACAGGAAATAGGGGGAACCACAATTCACCCCAATCCTGATAAGACCCGTGCTGGGAATTTCTCGAACCTTGCTCGTGCGCTTCAACTCCTACAGCAAAGAGGCAGCTTGAGCGCTCTAAGCTTGGCCGATCAAAGTACAATCCACACCGCAGGCTGTATGTTGGGAATGCTGGCGTATAGTGTGAATACCCTTCAAACCTTAGATGTTGATAGCCTCAATGCGGAGAATCAACTGGTTGAGCTGAACAATCATATCAATGATTTAAATGACAATAACTTTGACAACGGTGAAGTGATTCCGAGAATTAATGAAGAAATAGGGGCAGGTACTGTGCAAGTCATTCGGCAAGGCTTCAGTGCTAATGAGAGCCTCTCCTATCGCGGGGGCTATTTGGATGCCAATGCCTACATCACAGCCCTAGTTAACAACTGGAGTCAGCGCCCGCTGCAAGAAACTAATGCCGATGACAATGCCCGTCTTGCGCGGTTAATTGCCCTCAAGGAGCAGGTGGCCTATGACCGTGATTCAAAAAACTACCAGTGTAGTATTCCCCCCACTTATGTTCATTTGCGGAATGCTTTTTGCCTAGGGCAAGACAAACGAGGATTTGTGATTGGCCAGAAGTTTGAGATGCCGGACGCCGGTGACACAGTGACTGTCAATCTTGAAGATGCCCCCAGCTATAACTTTGACCTGCGCGACCTTGATAAGGACAAAGTTGTCTATGTCACTGGTGCGGGGTGGATGATTCTGGAGGACTTCGACCGTGATGACCATGGCAAAATCCTCCGAGTAAAGTTGAAAAATCCGGACTCCACTGAGGACTTCCCAAGCGGCGTCCCAGGTAATGCGCCACCAGGAAAGGAAATTCCAGCAGGAGCTTCTGCGTCGATTTCGAATTTCAACCCCGTGGAATTCCGAAACACTCGTACTGGTACTATCAGCGTTGCCGTTTCGTTTCCCAATAACCCAACAAGCAACAGTACCCCCCCAATTACAATCACAATCACATACAGGCTAGGGCCCACGCCACCGCCCACGCCACCGCCCCAACTCCAAGTTGGAGACATTGTGGAAATTCGCAGTCCCATCAATAATCGCATAGAGGGAATCTTTAAGGTCATTGCCACTCCTACACCAGCTAAAGCAACTCTACGCTACATTGGCGGCACAGAACGTACGGGTACAGGTACAACTGACATTGCTGTGAACTCGACACTGGTGGTGCTCAAACGCCAAGGTGACAGTGACCTGCCTCTCGGCACCTTTAATACGGTGATTAAATATCCAGCGTTGCGGGCGATCTTCAACCCGCAGGGGACTCTAACTCTGAGGGAGATTCTGGATAATATTGGGGCTATTGCAGCAACCCCACGTAGGAATCCAACAGATTTCCTTACCCCTACCGAGCCAGCTACTGGGACTCTAGTGAATAATATCCGCTATCCCAACCGCCTGAATCAAATCATTGACTTTGACGGCAATGCTCGCAATGTCGCTTTCCTTGACAACACCCTCTTCAATGGTCGTGAAGAGATGGCGGTGCGGGAAATGGATATTGACCTTGACCTGCTGCGGCGCAAGACCATTGGTGGGGATACATGGCTGCCGATGGGGGGCATTGTCTATGCCTTCCGCGAGGATGCAGTGCGCGAAGATGGCATTGCCCGACCTGCCATTACAGGTCAAAACTGGATGAATACTGATCCCGACAATCCTCATGATCCGATCCGAGCCGCCAACGGCATTTCGACAAAACCAGTGGATTTCTTTGCCGATCCAATGCGGCGACCCAATGGCTTCCGCCTCTGGAATGGCCGGCGCCTTGACCGCCAAGGAATTCCTGCCGAGAAGAATATCGCTGGCCTGTCGTTTATTAGCGATAACCCCGTGTATATTCAGGGGAACTTTAACCTCCACAGTACCAACGGCACAACAAACAATCTGGAGGAATTTACCACAACCCTAAACGCGGACTGGAGCAACTTCTACAGCCGTAATACGCTCGATAATCGCTTTGCCCGTCCTAACTCCGACACTTGGCGACCCGCAGAAATCCTCGGGGATGCGGTGACGATTCTCTCTGACAATTTCTGCAATGGCTCTGCCAATGACTATTTTGCCGAGGCTTACAACGATGATATTCAAGGGCTTGGCAACAACTCCCCTGAAAACCTCGCCACGAACTATGTGCAAAACACCGGAAGTGACGCACGGGTTAACAACAGCAACAATACTGGCCGAATCTACCCGACCTGTGCCAACAACGCAAACCTGCGCACCTCTTTCTTGAATGCCAATCGTCCTAGTGGCGACTTACTGGGGAATCCTGTTTGGCTGCGGGAAAGTCCCTTTGATCCCAGTTCACCGATTTACGTGGATCGCAATGGCACGCCCTGGGCGATTAATTACCAAACAGGTGAACAGGTCCAAGCCAGTAACCCTTACAACAGCTACTATGACTTTGGTTCTCAACGTAGCCGCAACGCAGCAACGGATACCCAAGTCAATGCGGTAATCATCAGTGGCACTGTGCCTTCGCGACCCACACAGTCCTACGGTGGGATGCATAACTTCCCTCGCTTCATTGAAGCTTGGAATAACCTATGGATCCAAGGAGCATTTATTCAACTGAACTTCTCTACTCAAGCCACAGGTCCTTTTGATCAAGATCAGTGGGAAGTACCAAACACGGCTGCGTGTCGAGATGTCAATACCGCATTTAACTGTGCGGCTCAGGCTGCTGAGTGGATTAGATATTACTCTCCGCCTAACCGTCGTTGGGGCTATGACGTGGGTCTGCAACTGGCACCGGCAGGGCCAGTGGCGTCGCGCTTTATTACACCTGCCCGCCAACGTAGCGAATACTATAGGGAATTACCGGCGGATGACCCCTATATCCTGCGGTTGCGCTGCGCTCCCCGTCCAGGAGGCGGTGGTACGGTAGATCCTTCAGTAACAGGTTGTCCGTAA
- a CDS encoding prepilin-type N-terminal cleavage/methylation domain-containing protein, with translation MKWRQWRRAAQGFTIIEILISLLIGSVITVSLGAILIDMIETESREASLNEVRQELQSAMNFIIADLSQATFVYDGDCLQGSGLCANSNGSARTPITSYLPNFGANIRPILAMWILEHLPYDNNPAFVMPTNCPPENTTCLRIQNSRRSYTLVVYYLDTNTSSEWQGAARLRRYQLRQYATINGTNITQTPGYVDPTENTNFVAWPLNINTGANLQATSPSNDLSNLPVVADFIDGNWSEVDPTPIACQGEVTNPRIGAYVRTPLETTTPPNSFYGCVLSRGSNFNTATFVYLRANPRGKPAIRPQDEAVRPVLTTTVLSRGVYQKVPSN, from the coding sequence ATGAAATGGCGGCAGTGGCGGCGAGCAGCCCAAGGATTTACGATTATTGAGATATTGATCTCACTGTTGATTGGCTCTGTGATCACAGTTTCCCTTGGAGCTATCCTCATTGACATGATTGAAACTGAATCGCGTGAGGCATCTCTCAACGAAGTCAGACAAGAACTACAGTCGGCAATGAATTTTATTATTGCTGATTTATCCCAAGCAACTTTTGTCTATGATGGTGATTGCCTTCAAGGTAGCGGGCTTTGCGCTAACTCAAATGGTAGTGCACGTACACCTATTACTTCTTACTTACCGAATTTTGGTGCAAATATCCGTCCTATTTTAGCAATGTGGATTTTAGAGCATTTGCCCTATGATAACAATCCTGCTTTCGTCATGCCCACGAATTGTCCGCCCGAGAATACTACGTGCTTGCGGATTCAAAACTCGCGTCGTTCTTACACGTTAGTTGTTTATTACTTAGATACAAATACTAGTAGTGAATGGCAGGGTGCTGCTCGCCTACGGCGCTATCAATTACGACAGTATGCAACTATTAACGGCACAAACATTACACAAACGCCCGGTTACGTAGATCCCACTGAAAACACCAACTTTGTTGCTTGGCCTCTGAATATTAACACGGGGGCAAACCTTCAAGCTACATCTCCCAGTAATGACTTGAGTAATTTACCAGTTGTGGCTGATTTTATTGATGGTAACTGGAGCGAAGTAGATCCTACCCCAATTGCCTGTCAAGGTGAGGTTACTAATCCACGAATTGGTGCTTATGTGCGCACACCATTGGAGACAACGACACCACCCAATAGCTTTTATGGATGTGTCCTGAGTCGCGGTTCTAATTTCAATACAGCAACATTCGTCTATTTGCGGGCTAATCCTCGCGGTAAACCAGCAATTCGTCCCCAAGATGAGGCTGTGCGTCCAGTGCTGACAACAACAGTACTGAGTCGGGGAGTGTATCAGAAAGTCCCCAGTAACTAA